One Candidatus Babeliales bacterium DNA window includes the following coding sequences:
- a CDS encoding ankyrin repeat domain-containing protein: MNMLKKIVMPFIFCCTVFTQATPAMPDFYYAAIKDNLEQQGTTVLHAAAEHGYDAFIMPLIASGFLVNALDNKGNTALHCAALNGHNLCVEQLLIAAQVQHENLLNIQNNWGFTPLHYATLSNNTACIELLLTYGANPRVTTYPSEPGKSGKTAQDLAIAMEKTEAFAVLQKWADWEATRIKKPMLPSFDDVLSFTGLTR, translated from the coding sequence ATGAATATGCTTAAAAAAATTGTAATGCCATTTATTTTTTGCTGCACTGTTTTTACTCAAGCAACACCGGCAATGCCTGATTTTTACTACGCAGCTATCAAAGATAATCTTGAACAACAAGGAACAACTGTTTTGCACGCAGCGGCAGAACATGGATATGACGCTTTTATAATGCCATTAATTGCGAGCGGTTTTCTTGTTAACGCGCTCGACAACAAAGGCAACACAGCCTTGCATTGCGCTGCGTTAAACGGGCATAATCTCTGCGTTGAACAACTTCTTATTGCTGCTCAAGTTCAGCATGAAAACTTACTCAACATACAAAACAACTGGGGCTTTACGCCATTGCATTATGCAACACTGAGCAACAATACAGCTTGTATTGAACTTTTGTTAACGTATGGCGCTAACCCTCGCGTTACAACATATCCCAGTGAACCGGGAAAAAGCGGAAAAACAGCACAAGATTTGGCTATTGCGATGGAAAAAACTGAAGCGTTTGCAGTCTTGCAAAAATGGGCTGATTGGGAAGCAACAAGAATTAAAAAACCTATGTTGCCATCATTTGACGATGTTTTAAGCTTTACTGGCTTAACACGATAA
- a CDS encoding ankyrin repeat domain-containing protein — protein sequence MKKQLVLVLTLSCSLFNNATPAASPAASPVTERTAQALLNLRRSNPLTRLQPTNMLSEYKQALLIDCIKNNNTTALYFFMFSHPEALKARDKNGNTALHLAASSGKLDCVKTILEQCCDNCRILKYHKKRQQLWQLNAQNNSGATALHVAVINGHKEVVQELLKYGANPNAATLKLETASNVTPVHSAIIMNNLGLLYLLLEHPKTDLNLAMNVGAYALTPLQLAQQKGFVKCVELLKYYENKKKATDYVQAKPLQTPTISKLKADGIDLLKEEHEAKQQKITQPAQSLNLENQENTAPEMLDSK from the coding sequence ATGAAAAAACAACTGGTACTTGTACTCACGCTCTCATGTTCACTTTTTAACAACGCAACACCTGCTGCAAGCCCTGCCGCCTCACCGGTAACTGAACGCACCGCACAAGCACTGCTCAACTTACGCAGATCAAACCCCCTCACACGCCTTCAACCAACAAATATGCTCAGTGAATACAAACAAGCATTGCTCATTGATTGCATTAAAAATAACAACACCACTGCTTTGTATTTTTTCATGTTTAGCCACCCAGAAGCCTTGAAAGCACGAGACAAAAATGGCAATACTGCTTTGCACTTGGCAGCAAGTAGCGGCAAGCTTGACTGTGTTAAAACCATTCTTGAACAATGCTGCGACAACTGCCGCATCTTGAAATATCACAAAAAAAGGCAACAACTGTGGCAGCTTAATGCTCAAAACAACAGCGGTGCAACAGCTCTTCATGTGGCAGTTATTAACGGGCACAAAGAAGTTGTGCAAGAACTTTTAAAATATGGCGCTAATCCAAATGCGGCAACGTTAAAACTAGAAACTGCTTCAAACGTAACGCCCGTTCATTCAGCAATTATCATGAACAATCTTGGACTTTTGTACCTGCTGCTTGAACATCCAAAAACTGACCTCAACCTTGCCATGAATGTTGGCGCTTACGCACTAACGCCACTTCAACTTGCACAACAAAAAGGATTTGTTAAGTGCGTTGAGCTTTTGAAATATTATGAGAACAAAAAAAAAGCAACAGACTACGTACAAGCAAAACCATTGCAAACACCAACAATAAGCAAGCTTAAAGCAGATGGTATTGATCTGTTAAAAGAAGAGCATGAAGCCAAGCAACAAAAAATAACCCAACCAGCACAATCACTCAATCTTGAAAATCAAGAAAATACCGCGCCAGAAATGCTAGATTCAAAATAG